The Aedes albopictus strain Foshan chromosome 2, AalbF5, whole genome shotgun sequence region GACCTAGCCTTCACCGGAAATGGCTGCAGACGACAATACAGACAGCGACTCCGTCACCCCCGGGACACTGCTGAAGCAAGGCGCCGAAGGCAAGCTGTACATCGGTAAGTACAACGGCGCTCGCTGCCTGGTTAAGGAACGGTTCTCCAAAAAGTACCGCCATCCGGATTTGGACGTGCAGCTGACCCGCCAGCGCATCAAAGCCGAACAGAAAGCCTTCGAACGATGCAAGGCTGCGGGAGTGGACACCCCCAAGCTGATGGGGGTTGATTTGACGGGGAGGAAGATTTACATGGAATATCTGGAAAAGGCGAAGACCGCGAAGCAGCTGGTGGACGAGGCTGTCCTTGAGGGAGATAATACGAAGATTGAGCAGCTGGCGAAGGAAATGGGACGAGCAGTGGGACTGCTACATGGTCATAATATCATCCACGGTGATTTAACTACCTCCAACATGCTGCTGGACCCGGAAGTGAAAGAAGGTTCGGCTCTGCCCTACAGGCTGGTAATGATTGACTTCGGCTTGTCTTATCACTCGTTGAACGTGGAGGACATGGGAGTCGATTTGTACGTGCTAGAGCGGGCGCTGCTGAGTGCCCACAGTGAGGTGCCGGAATTCTTCAGTTGGGTACTGGAGAGCTACAAGGAGCATAGCAAGTTCAAGGTACCGGAAACCATTGCCAAGTATGAGGAGGTTCGAGCGCGCGGACGAAAGAGAACCATGATTGGGTAAGGTGAAGAAATGTTATTTTAATTCTAAGTCAAATTGATCACGAAATATCTAACGTTGAATTCATCTTCGTTTGTTAGACCGGAATATTTTCATCCGAATGTCCTTGCTAATAATTAGGCATCCAAAAGTCAGCTCCAGCTTGGCCAGACCAAACTTCCCCTTGTGAGTTTTTCAAACCACTGTTGGcaagtttcttcaaaagcttccataatgAAGGGCAAGATCGAAAGCTTTTAATCCAAATGTCCTCGCTTATCAACTGACACAATAAGTTAAAGAAAACCAAAACAGTTTATTTCAACAACCATGAACCAATATTATAgatacatgaggaattccacggagtcatgtcagtcgatcctgagcgaccatttcaaaaatatctgaaactttgcacagtttttcaatttcatataaatcgccattttttgatattaaaccttcatattcactcacgactaacttttcaaaatggtgtatgcgaaaatagttctaaaatattctaaaagctgtacagcaaaaacggattgttcgattgttataaatttttcagcaaagttagataactaaatgatgattccttagaaaatatacactgtaaaaaatttcttttttctactttgaaaaaatatgatatttgtcacaaaaactcaaatatctcaaaaccctatctttttaccaacttcaattttttaggggaaatggcccattatatcagctatctaccataaaattttggtgatggtaaactgataaacaaaaaagttatgacatttcaaacatttcacaatttttacattcagtaacaaaaaaaattttttttctgtgtaaattatttcgagaattatattttgatgctgattttattgtaaaggctaccgcctgaattaaacaagttgttttcatgatactttagtttgattattcgtaattactatagtatctatttgaaacttagatgcGATCCAgttttgtgatcaaaaatattgagattgtcatactttttattgtacgtgactggtgaaaaaataccttgatagtgttgaaaagctgttgattataagaaaaatggaattgaatttatttttaagacaaaagctgtataataaaagtttttttatacgcgtatacgtctagtttatccgcaaaaaaaatccctcttagagaacagactttatgatcggaagaatgcgagtaacttcaacaacaacaaatgcataagaggtacataccacagacaaacagacgaaacgcctagaacaattttagtgaaaattcatcgcccagttcacactatcaccacctggtggaaatgtttcacgaaacactgcgttgtgatatatcgtcatcagaaggcgctagtgtgaaacgtcaaacgcaaagaaaaacgatgggcgctcttcttgttatgaaagccacaaccaagattcaaaatgatcgttgaaggcgtggtcaatgaaaatttcgccagtgttacgtttgtttgtctgtatacatacctgacaatgctcacgaaaaaaacaaaaaaatactaccgctatgaatattaaaaattgtatagtattttttttcttcagccaccaacaccaaacaagtaagttaaaattaataagtgattttgtttattataatctaacgaacaagatgaacagtcgctttctcaaaggtcttcaactcaacgctctcttgtagaccgtttgatgaaaaaaaatgttcaaaagagttacgaaatctcaccgaaagcaccatagataaactgaaagagactggttatgcccaaatgtccacattgtgtacaaaattacgcatttgcacgtcctgccgtctaaaatttgacaaacgagccatctgtatatcatcggtaaagcagggcgcaggaagttcgaaaacgacaacaactgagaaattgccatcagcgacatctgtttaaacaatttaattacgccccttttcaaaaatgccctgtaatattcttcaacatctatacccattgtTACGAAGACGGTCACGATTCGGACTCTTAATAGCAAACTCGTATTTTTGCTTGAGTAGGCTTTAAGCTACAAGAATAGTTTATTAAGTTTCACGTTGCATGTCGTAGTTTAATGTTACTTACATTTGTTGTCTTTTTCGTTAATTTGTCCGTCTACTCGTAACAAAGTGTAGTTGTGTTTATGTCCCTTTAAATTAAGTTTACAATTAGGGCCGAATtcatttttacaataattcaTAAATACTTACGTATAATTTTAGGAACAAATACTAGATTTACAACTTTTAGAATAAATAattctagaataacaaatttagaatatTTAATTGTCTCAAAGAGTTCGTCTTTCTTTTTAACCCGTATCGAACGTTCGGTGTCAACTTTCCCTCATCATCGTTCATGACATTTCTCGCCGAGAATGTCAGGCGATTTCTGGATCGGTTGAATCGGTAATGGTAACCGATAACGAGGGGTCTTGCACCGTTGCGAACATACTCCGCCCCGTATTGCTTGAAGTTGTGCCTTCAGCCATACTAGACATCTCCAGCACGTCCAAGGCCACCTTCTCAGTTAACGGCTGATCATATTTACTGGCTCCTATTTTAACGTCCGCGCTCCAGATACGGCCATCCATACCCGAATACACACCACTCCCTATCAGGAATCGAT contains the following coding sequences:
- the LOC109418127 gene encoding EKC/KEOPS complex subunit bud32 yields the protein MAADDNTDSDSVTPGTLLKQGAEGKLYIGKYNGARCLVKERFSKKYRHPDLDVQLTRQRIKAEQKAFERCKAAGVDTPKLMGVDLTGRKIYMEYLEKAKTAKQLVDEAVLEGDNTKIEQLAKEMGRAVGLLHGHNIIHGDLTTSNMLLDPEVKEGSALPYRLVMIDFGLSYHSLNVEDMGVDLYVLERALLSAHSEVPEFFSWVLESYKEHSKFKVPETIAKYEEVRARGRKRTMIG